In Triticum aestivum cultivar Chinese Spring chromosome 5B, IWGSC CS RefSeq v2.1, whole genome shotgun sequence, the following proteins share a genomic window:
- the LOC123111682 gene encoding uncharacterized protein, protein MMEAAAATMLEAGVGRFRGPSLAALLAEMWAPLAVALAALATLPSLLGRLQVLILRLRSRGKEVISSHISTYYSSGDDESDSDGEDDDESSDEAATSSSGEEEEAVRRIGYFEGAADGLDGCFPWGGAVVRTWQDLPRRFSGVGCRGGARFPSGGGVQAVRLWGASMASGQGSGQAWWDADDSGRGAVAEAAPVVLGWRREHAARRRHRPLRVLPSAE, encoded by the coding sequence ATGATGGAGGCGGCCGCAGCGACGATGCTGGAGGCCGGGGTGGGGCGGTTTCGTGGGCCGAGCCTCGCGGCGCTGCTCGCGGAGATGTGGGCGCCGCTGGCCGTGGCGCTGGCGGCGCTCGCGACGCTGCCCAGCCTGCTCGGCAGGCTGCAGGTGCTCATCCTCCGCCTCCGCTCACGCGGGAAGGAGGTCATATCCTCGCACATCTCCACCTACTACTCGTCCGGGGACGACGAGTCCGACTCCGACGGCGAGGACGATGATGAGAGCTCCGATGAGGCGGCCACCAGctcgtccggcgaggaggaggaggccgtgagGAGGATCGGGTACTTCGAGGGCGCCGCCGACGGCCTCGACGGCTGCTTCCCGTGGGGCGGCGCCGTCGTGCGGACGTGGCAGGACCTGCCGAGGCGATTCTCCGGCGTCGGGTGCCGGGGAGGAGCCAGGTTCCCGTCCGGAGGGGGTGTGCAGGCGGTGAGGCTGTGGGGCGCCAGCATGGCGAGCGGGCAGGGGAGTGGCCAGGCGTGGTGGGACGCCGATGACAGCGGCCGTGGAGCGGTCGCAGAGGCGGCGCCGGTGGTCCTCGGGTGGCGGCGCGAGCACGCAGCGCGGAGGCGGCATCGGCCCCTCCGTGTCCTGCCCTCCGCCGAGTAA